From the Candidozyma auris chromosome 2, complete sequence genome, the window AGGTGATAGAAGAGCATTATATGAATGGAAGACACATAATACAAGGGTAGTGACACCACAAACatggcaaaaaaaagaaaccaatCGATGTAATTAGAAATGAACACAgttgtgcttcttgaaatgCCTGACAAATGTGCAATCGGATCTTTTGATTTATCTGCTTGCGAGAAACTGGATCTGAGTGACATGTGGGTATCCGAAGTAGCCTCAGATGGTTGTTCTTGGAGAATGTTTGGGGAAGTTGAGAACCTTCTCAAATTATCCTCCTCCACGACATCCATCCCAATTGAGTTATTTGAACAGTTGTATGGTCTTGATTTATGCTCAGGGGCAGTTTTGACAGATCTTAACTGCGTCAAATCAATCGTGGTGATGTCGTTTATAGCTGAGATATATGAGTGATTAACATTCAAGAAGGGTAAGCCATTCATTTCTGAATCATCATTAGGCGATTCGCCCGATTCTTTGGGAATAAGATGAGCGCCAGTTGATGATCCATATTTATCATCAACCTTTAGAATACTTAATGCATATAGaagtttcttgagcaaTATTATTGAGTAAACATCGAATATCATCAATGCTGCTCCTCCCACAACAAAGACGCCAGCGATTTTTAAACATTCGATGAAGGTGATATGGTCGCTCAACGGAAGCACGACGAATGATGGAATGAAGAACACATTGATCCATTTCAAGGAGAAATTCATGCTTGGTTTTATTATCATCAAATATTTCTCTAACATCCACCAAAATGCATTCCCTAACATCGCAATCGGCTTTTGACTAGAGTCCTTCAATGAAGCAACAGCATCGAGAACACATAAAGCTATAAGGTTGATCAACATGCCTAATACTGAGGCGGGGAATTGAATCTTTAGTTCATCGCTTAAAAGTACGTTGAGGCCATACAAAATAGTGAACAAAATCACGATTCCCAACGggatgatgatgaatgAGTGGATGAGATGGTGACGAGAGAACCAGAGGCCATACCCAAATCCCACAGATAGCTCTTTAAGTAATACAAGCGGACTTCCTTTGATCATTTATGGTGCAATAAGGATGGACGGATTCTTTAATCATTAAGCCGGCTACACGCTAATACCGCGGATAGGCTACCTCGGTGGTCATATGGAGTGAAGCACATGACACCACAGAGGCTCCCTTGAAAGAACTCCACCTTTCATGATTCAAACGATCTTTGCCCTGCTGAATATGCTCTTAATTTTACTATCGATAGGAGACTACATCAGAACTAAGAAGAGGTTTTTTCCAATAAGCAGGTTTTAGATatggagaaagagagacACAGTGATTAAACCTCAAAGAGAATTTGCGCCATAACTAGTGCtggcattgatgaaatgaagTATGTGTATTTGCATGGGTTCGTCAACATGATGACTATTAGTTTTCATTGCTCTGAATCAAGTCTTTGTACTCTTCTTTAGCGTATCTCAAGCCGCAGTAGCCACAAGTAGCTGCCTTAGGCTGGTCCAAGTTAATGAAGACCTTAGGGTGTCCCTGCAACGTTGATCCTTTATTACCATCACAAACAGCGATATTCCCATGCTCTATGAATCTAATAGGTTCCTGAGCTATCAAGTTTATGGCAGCATAAGGTTGAGGCTGATCGCTTAAATCTCTTTGAACGAATCTTACGGCATTCTCTGCAATGACATCGTCCTTGGGTTTTTGACTAGGAGTCCAGGTTTGTGTTCTATTAGGTGCCTGAAGAGCGTTTGGATTGTGCTGTAATTCTTCCTTGGTGAGACTAGTGGCGGTATTTTTCCTAGCAGGAAAGACACCTGACTGTAGCACAGCACGAGTAACAGTGAAAGCTCTCTTCGAGGAGCGGCTCAACATGTTGGATTGAAAGTTCGGGGGGATCCTAGAAAAGCGCTACTGTAATAATTTTCGAAAGGTTGTCATTGGATACCTCACCAATGGTCCTACATATAAGGTATCAAACATACCATGAATTTGCTAAACAATAAACGGCGTAAAAGTCAAGTCAAACTAGATTCTAGAttaggaaaaaaaaagaggaaagtATAGAAGCCGAGAACCTAGAGCTATAGGTGCCGGTGAAAATTTTCGTAACACCCACATGATCGTAAGCAAAGCTAGCTTGCCCATTACAAGACAACgcatttcttcttcttctccttcttctccctAGTCAGCAAGGATGCTCTTGTGGCAGTCTCAAAAACTTCCTTCACGCCTTGGCCAGTTCTTGCGGAGCATTCCAAGTAGTACTGAGTACCAATCTTTTGCGCAACGGCTCTCCCCTCGGCCTCGGAAACAGGCTGCTGGTTCTCCTGTGATAACTGCTTGATGGTGACGGGGTCATTCCTCAAATCCACCTTGCAACCAACCAAGATGATTGGAACGCCCTGACAAAAATGCAAAACTTCCGAAATCCATTTCTCCAAAACGTTGTCTAACGAATCCGGTGAGTCAATTGAGAAGCAGATCAATATCACATTTGAATCGGGATACGACAAGGGCCTCAATCTGTCGTAGTCTTCCTGACCGGCAGTATCCCAGAGAGCTAACTCAACCTTCCTtccatcaacttcaacatcaGCGACATAATTCTCGAAGACAGTTGGCACATAAACCTCTGGAAATGTACCCTTAGAGAAAACAATCAAAAGACAAGTTTTTCCACAGGCACCATCTCCAACGATGACTAGCTTTCTACGGAATTCGGCGGGAGGAGGAACCATTCTCTGAATGTTAGCACTGGATCACAGTAGTACTCGACTTTGTTATCGACTGATGATGTCTTATGTGAGAATAGTGAACACTGATCAGGGTTGAGTCTGGGGATACACAAAAGTCAGCTCAAGTAATTAAAATACGTACGTGTAATTGTTCTTAAGTAGAACTTGCCCTCGAAAATAGATTTATTGGAGACTCAGTAAACAAGATGGCGACACTTGTTTAGAATTGTGATTGCAGCTTCAACGAAGTTATACTCTGTTGTGGTGTAGCCAAAAGGCCTTGGTGTTGAAGTACGGGTAAATATGAAGTGTATgtgtattttttttccctggATTTCCACTTCGTCCAAGgggagaaatcaagaaggcaCGGGTGCGGGCCCGACAACCAGACTCGCGGCGTAACAGCTGTCAGGAGGGTGCTCAGCCCGCCAAGAGGCACGCTCTTCACACCAAATCCCTGAATCTTTCTTTCACATCAAATAATTTGCATCTAGTCAATTGATAAGTAGAGGCGAACACATACTTACAGTGAATTTGACTTCATGTGATTGGCTTCGTGTAATTGTGAGCGATACCATCTGCATCTTCCACTCTATATTTGGAATTGAGTTACTTGCACGTGAGAAGGTTAAAAAAGTGCCTCAGTGAGATTCGAAGACCCCTTTGGAGCGGACAGCGTGAAAATGAGTTTTGCGAGGATCACCATAGAACCATCAACGGTGGAAACTTTGCCTTTCAtcccattttttttttttttttttttaaattcTATTTTTTCCTCTTAGTTTCATGTAAGGACCATGGAAAATTACCAGTAAAGAGTCATTGATCCGATCTTCCCGTACCTCTGTCAAAAAGCCGTACGACTCTACGACTGTGGTTATCAAGTCTATATAAGTCCCTAGAGTACGCTAGCACTTAGTCTCGACCTAGGGAATTAAATATGTCAAAAGCTACTATGTGCGAGCCTAACACATTCTCCTTCTGACTGCAAATTACGCCAACTACAAGGTTGTTACCTATCACTTACAAAGGGCGACGACAGCTAGGGAACGAGGTAGCGACCCTTCCAGAGCTCCTGACTCGAGCCTTCAGGTCGGCGATGCGACGAGTTACTCCAATGGGTTAATAAATGCACACTTAATGACGAGTGGAAATTCATCGAATAGTCACGGCTGAATTTCAGAGTGGACCATTCGCACCGCACGGTAATGGATTGACACCAGTTGAGGATATTAGGcgctttgttttctataatgatatagttttcgaGTTAGTATGGAAGTGGCAACACTGAAATCCTAACGCTCCTCTGATACATGAAATCTTTCtattaaaaaaaaaaaaaaacaaacaGACTCCAAACTAGCCATAATACCGATTCTGGACCAAGTTAAAATTTGTGGGTCTAATTTAGAGGTGAGcaattcaatttttcttcacttgaTAGTCGCATTGCCGCATATTTTACATACCAGGGAAGCTTGAAATTATAATTTCAGATTATCTCGCACGAATTCCGTGCACCGGTGGCATTCGCAAAATGTTACTATGAAAATAGTTCCACAGCAAATTTACATGCCTCAAACTGGGCAATTGAACGTACAAAAAAAGCCGTCAAATTTTTTCGCTCTCGATACGGTATGTAGTCTCGCGAGAACAATTTTATTCTGGGAGTCAAGGCAGGATGAGACCAAACAATCTTAAAACGAAGATTCCTAAATGAACGTTGGTATGCCTAGCCCTCCAGAACATTTCCGATAGGGGCCTGTGTATTGGTTAGCGCAGCAAGCGAACAAGTTTTCAAGCTTTTATGCCGTTGAGTGGAGGTGCCGTCTATCATTACTATTCGCGAGGAAAGGAAGACTTTTGAAATCGGATAGAAAAAAGTGACACCAAAACTTTATTGAACTGAAGAAcctttttgcttttcttaGCTGGAAAGCTGTCTCAACCCTCGAATCTCAACAACCCCGTTCTCAATGAAAACATGAAAGAATGATTCACTAGACATTTGAAGACCACTGCTTAGGCGAAAATCATCGGCACCAACATGGCTAGCAAATCGCGAACTCTGGCTTGCCAAACAAGTTATTCTTCTTCCGACTCTATGACAATCCAAAATGAGCTTTTGAGGACCTGCCCtctcttgttgaagctgaGAAAGCAATTTTGCAATTTCTTAGCCATCGCTGTTCTTGTCATCGACTTCATTACTATAAAATCATGCTACTCTGGTTTCTCTTGCTTTTAACCTCCTCTTCTCTGACTTCCCTCCTCTGACTTGCTTCTTAAAAGACAAGCTCATCCATACTCACTGAGCCTCTCACGCCTGTGCAAACTCGGATCTGGTTTAAAGCCTAATCTGCTAGTGGATATGATGCACTCGAGCACGATAAAATTGTCGTCAGGAAGTTACGAAAACGTGTCCACGTTCGCTAAAGCACTTGAGCTTTAGTTACATTCAAGAACTAGGCATGGTCAATCGAGCGAAGGGTATCCATCTGTGGGGTAAGCATCGTGTTTGATGTCAAATGATTCAAAAATACCCAGAGTAAGTACAGGCCAGCACTCATAGCGTAACTTGACATTTTAGAGCGAAACAGATTGTTTATCCTGACTTGTGATACAAAAGTTGGGTACGTAAAAATCTGCAGGTTATCAAATTCGGGGTTTTTAATGTTGAGATTATGAATGTTGATCTGCTGTCGTATACCTCGTTGTAGACAGATTTTCGAAGAGTATGGAGGTAGCTATAACAACAAATAATTTAATAAATGCTACAACGGGATCCAGTCCTCTGCTAAATTGCTCTCAGTATTCTTATCGTGGTTAGATTGGAGGTTGAATGGAGACGATACAAATGAAAGGTAGAAATCCCGTGAGATGAAATTTTTATAGCTTAAAGACTCCTACAATGAGCCCGGCTCACAAATTTACCCGGCGAAGAGCAAGGAATCTTCCACTTCATCCTGACTCATTATCCTGTTCTACCTACGCGAGTAATTCGAAAAATTGACCAAACACTAATTCTATCACTTTTCTGGCTCATCAGCTACTTCGACTTTTGGATCGGTTGTCTCAACCAATCGATTCTCGCAAGTGAAATTGAGCTTTCGAGGAGGAAGCACTGTGTTGAACGCTTCCTCCCAGTTTCCTCCTTTTTCAAACCACATACACATAATCTCGAAAACATGCGACGTTGCTAAAACTTGTCTTCCATTCAAATGAATATACTTTCCTATCGGTAACCTTGCAGCTTTGATACCCAACTTTTCGGCTTTCTCAAGACAAAGCTTTTTGTGTCTGTTCTTGTCGACAATTCCACCAACAATGTATTTGACACCAGATTGGAGTTCGGTAAGCTCTTCATCAGTGTCGGCAGTTAAGTACACATATTGCGAACGCTTACCAGACTCATTTGGGATTATTTCATCTAGGGAAGTATTGGTCATAAACTCAATATCCCTCCATTTTGCATAGTCAGGTAGAGAGCCTTCGAAACGTTCCCTTAATCTTCTGTTAAAAGATGAAATCGTGAGTTCTAATTTATGCGTTGAATGTCTCATCGCAGAGTAACATCTAGTTATTTGATTACTTAGCGATACGATCTCCTTGTCGTTCATGAGATCATCAAAGTCACAATCCATGATGACAGTGACATCTGTGCTTTCTTGTTGCAGAGGTATGCTGCGCTTTGTCGATCCAGGTCCTTGCGGAGTGGATTCAGTACCTCCGTTTATCTTCATCTCGgcctttctcttccttgcaGCCAACTTTTTCTCCCTTCGCCTTTTTCTATAggtctctttttgttcttccCACCGCTGTTTTTTTTGTAGTTTTTTCCAGGCATTCTTCGACATTCCCTCGGGCAAATTCATCCTGCTGGATTTTTCAGGTATATTTGGACAGGCTCTCTGCAGCATTGGGAAAGGTATCGTTTTGAGTTTATATGATACTTCGCGCGAGATGAGGACCAAGTTGTTTTCTGTGGGACACGCCCGCATGTATATTTACGTAGTATGAAACTTACACATCAAGCATCTCTTCGAATGGCATTTCACTGAGAAGATCAAATGCTGTAGCCATCTC encodes:
- the RHO1 gene encoding Rho family GTPase RHO1, which produces MQMVSLTITRSQSHEVKFTVKQLHRMVPPPAEFRRKLVIVGDGACGKTCLLIVFSKGTFPEVYVPTVFENYVADVEVDGRKVELALWDTAGQEDYDRLRPLSYPDSNVILICFSIDSPDSLDNVLEKWISEVLHFCQGVPIILVGCKVDLRNDPVTIKQLSQENQQPVSEAEGRAVAQKIGTQYYLECSARTGQGVKEVFETATRASLSTREKKEKKKKCVVL
- a CDS encoding tRNA (guanine(9)-N(1))-methyltransferase, yielding MKINGGTESTPQGPGSTKRSIPSQQESTDVTVIMDCDFDDLMNDKEIVSLSNQITRCYSAMRHSTHKLELTISSFNRRLRERFEGSLPDYAKWRDIEFMTNTSLDEIIPNESGKRSQYVYLTADTDEELTELQSGVKYIVGGIVDKNRHKKLCLEKAEKLGIKAARLPIGKYIHLNGRQVLATSHVFEIMCMWFEKGGNWEEAFNTVLPPRKLNFTCENRLVETTDPKVEVADEPEK